One Mycolicibacterium fortuitum subsp. fortuitum genomic window carries:
- a CDS encoding sulfurtransferase, giving the protein MASARDDVFVTVADLRDRLTSQAPVTLLDVRWSLAEPDGEQAYLSGHLPGAVYVSLDDDLSDHRIAGRGRHPLPSGSDLQAAARRWGVRKGVPTVVYDDWNRAGSARAWWVLTAAGIDDVRILDGGLAAWSAAGGTLQSGPVTPVTGDVDVVYGDLYRGARRTLTAEEAAAGVGVLLDARAPERFRGEVEPVDPVAGHIPGAVNLPSTQFLSSDGTLAADAELQALLADRSVAGADVGAYCGSGVTAALVVAGLAAAGVDAALYPGSWSEWASDPDRPVARGD; this is encoded by the coding sequence GTGGCATCCGCACGAGATGACGTATTCGTCACCGTTGCCGATCTTCGTGACCGCTTGACCTCACAGGCTCCGGTCACGTTGCTGGACGTACGTTGGTCGCTGGCCGAACCCGACGGTGAACAGGCTTATCTGAGTGGTCATCTGCCCGGCGCCGTCTATGTCTCACTCGACGACGATCTGTCCGATCACCGCATCGCCGGCCGGGGACGACATCCACTGCCGTCCGGTTCCGACCTGCAGGCAGCGGCGCGTCGGTGGGGAGTGCGCAAGGGGGTGCCGACGGTGGTGTACGACGACTGGAACCGCGCCGGGTCGGCCCGGGCCTGGTGGGTGCTGACCGCGGCCGGTATCGACGACGTCCGCATCCTCGACGGCGGTCTGGCGGCGTGGTCGGCGGCAGGCGGAACACTGCAGAGCGGCCCGGTCACCCCGGTGACCGGTGACGTCGACGTCGTCTATGGCGATCTGTATCGCGGTGCCCGGCGCACCCTGACCGCAGAAGAGGCGGCGGCCGGGGTGGGTGTGCTGTTGGACGCTCGGGCACCCGAGCGGTTCCGCGGAGAGGTCGAACCCGTCGACCCGGTGGCCGGTCACATCCCCGGGGCGGTCAATCTGCCGAGTACCCAGTTTCTTTCCTCAGACGGCACATTGGCTGCAGACGCCGAGCTGCAGGCATTGCTCGCAGATCGCTCGGTCGCGGGCGCGGACGTCGGTGCCTACTGCGGTTCCGGGGTCACCGCAGCGCTCGTGGTGGCCGGTCTGGCTGCAGCCGGTGTGGATGCGGCGCTCTATCCGGGGTCGTGGTCGGAGTGGGCGTCGGATCCTGATCGGCCCGTGGCCCGGGGCGACTAG
- the macS gene encoding MacS family sensor histidine kinase, whose protein sequence is MRHSPDPVTPLWRAAQIFRLLSCLYALGFQIAINDDLTSPVTAGVLCAVLIAWSIACAVAYLHGFGRRPSWVIAEIVVVLALMLSTELLASEQWIADNQSWPTTLWATNATISAALQFGPVGGMAAGLAVMAAAAALKGYVSINLGRNATIVIELAVGLAVGMAAQTARRAHAELERAVRLAASLEERERLSRRVHDGAIQVLALVSRRGREIGGETTQLAELAGEQERALRRLVSAPDPEEHIGGVTDIGALLRSRASDRVSVSLPAEPVLLEHEAAHELFAAAGNALDNAAAHAGPDARVYVLLEDLGDSVTVSIRDDGIGIRDGRLAEAVREGHVGISKSIVGRMDWLGGRAQLHTAPGCGTEWELTLPRTPAGRDVVERGQ, encoded by the coding sequence ATGCGGCACAGCCCCGATCCCGTCACTCCGTTATGGCGTGCTGCGCAGATCTTCCGGTTGCTCAGCTGCCTGTATGCGCTGGGATTTCAGATTGCGATCAACGACGACCTGACCAGCCCGGTGACCGCCGGTGTGCTGTGTGCGGTGCTGATCGCGTGGAGCATCGCGTGTGCGGTCGCCTACCTACACGGTTTCGGCCGCCGCCCATCCTGGGTGATAGCGGAGATCGTGGTGGTCCTGGCCCTCATGCTGTCAACCGAGTTGCTGGCCTCCGAACAGTGGATCGCGGACAACCAGTCCTGGCCCACCACCTTGTGGGCGACGAACGCCACCATCTCGGCAGCACTGCAATTCGGTCCCGTAGGGGGGATGGCGGCGGGGCTGGCGGTGATGGCGGCCGCAGCGGCGTTGAAGGGCTACGTCAGCATCAATCTCGGTCGTAACGCCACCATCGTCATCGAACTGGCAGTGGGCCTGGCGGTGGGCATGGCCGCCCAGACCGCACGTCGCGCACATGCCGAGTTGGAGCGTGCGGTGCGGTTGGCAGCCTCATTGGAAGAGCGGGAACGATTGTCACGGCGGGTGCACGACGGCGCCATTCAGGTACTGGCGCTCGTCTCGCGGCGCGGACGGGAAATCGGCGGTGAGACAACGCAATTGGCCGAACTCGCCGGGGAACAGGAACGCGCGTTGCGCAGGCTGGTCAGCGCACCCGACCCCGAGGAACACATCGGTGGCGTCACCGATATCGGTGCCCTGCTGCGGTCACGGGCCTCCGATCGCGTTTCGGTCAGTCTGCCGGCCGAACCTGTGCTCCTCGAACACGAGGCAGCCCATGAGCTGTTCGCCGCGGCAGGCAACGCCCTGGACAATGCTGCCGCGCACGCCGGACCGGACGCCCGGGTTTACGTGCTCCTGGAGGATCTGGGCGATTCGGTGACGGTGAGTATTCGCGACGACGGCATCGGCATCCGTGACGGGCGGCTGGCCGAAGCGGTCCGTGAAGGTCACGTGGGAATATCGAAATCAATTGTGGGGCGTATGGATTGGCTGGGTGGACGGGCGCAGTTGCACACCGCGCCCGGATGCGGCACCGAATGGGAACTGACGCTGCCACGCACACCCGCGGGCCGTGACGTCGTGGAGAGAGGACAGTGA
- a CDS encoding response regulator: MTEAVLKVMVVDDHPIWRDAVARDLADEGFDVVATADGVASAQRRAGVVRPDVVVMDMSLSDGSGATATAEVLAVSPSSRVLVLSASDERDDVLEAVKAGATGYLVKSASKADLTAAVRATSEGRAVFTPGLAGLVLGEYRRIAQRPEDGPATPSLTDRETEVLRFVAKGLTAKQIAARLSLSHRTVENHVQATFRKLQVANRVELARYAIEHGLDE, from the coding sequence ATGACCGAGGCCGTACTCAAGGTGATGGTTGTCGACGATCACCCGATCTGGCGCGATGCGGTGGCCCGCGATCTCGCTGACGAGGGGTTCGACGTTGTGGCCACGGCCGACGGAGTGGCGTCTGCGCAGAGGCGGGCCGGAGTGGTGCGGCCGGATGTCGTCGTGATGGATATGAGCCTGTCTGACGGCAGCGGCGCCACGGCCACCGCGGAGGTGCTCGCCGTATCACCGTCGTCACGGGTCCTGGTGCTCTCGGCCTCCGATGAACGCGACGACGTCCTGGAAGCGGTGAAAGCCGGAGCCACCGGATATCTGGTCAAGAGCGCGTCGAAAGCAGACCTGACCGCAGCGGTGCGCGCCACCTCGGAGGGGCGGGCGGTGTTCACCCCCGGTCTGGCCGGTCTGGTGCTCGGTGAGTACCGGCGCATCGCTCAACGGCCCGAAGACGGTCCCGCCACTCCCAGCCTGACCGACCGCGAGACCGAGGTGTTGCGGTTCGTGGCAAAGGGCTTGACCGCCAAGCAGATTGCCGCACGGTTGTCGTTGAGCCACCGCACCGTGGAGAATCACGTCCAGGCGACGTTCCGCAAATTGCAGGTGGCCAACCGGGTCGAACTGGCCCGCTACGCCATCGAACACGGCCTCGACGAGTAG
- a CDS encoding DUF2339 domain-containing protein, protein MSESHRAVIARMSYDLAAISAYLNRVSADLGELNRTLGQTPAAAPPPAPAAAPAAWPTTPATPAAPVDSPVVPARPVPAYGSERSEHSEGWVGRALAVAGVAVTLTGVVLLLVLAAQAGILRPEFRVAAGAVLAAGLVGAGWWLSRRPAGRVGAIALAATGVAAAYIDVIAVTAIYDWVSAPLGLILAAAIGGGGLTLARRWKSEQLGLLVLVPLMALAPVVTDGVTLLLIGFMLALSAAALPVQFGRDWTGLFGARIAAPTLPLLVALASASIDGRDDRVLALACAVAATLAVAGGLLVLRWSTRPAATAVLTAAGVLPLLCVAAGVDRLVAALMVAALSAALVAVVALGDRIPGVTVMVRQVWSVLAATAALIAVLVAFDGPVAGPVLSAMAAVVAVAGRRQAVTRWIAIGLVMIGGGILLDIAGPEVLISATKMPAGLTVSSLIGSVLVIAAAGAISWAWAVDRTADQEVVRLVWVAAAMAAGYAVTVFAVTAGVAIGGTGAGFFGGHMVATICWIAVAAGLLGYAARRPRAQRSLPIGGGMALVAAAMAKLFLFDLGTLDGMFRVAVFIVVGLALLGMGAGYARLLNQQDEAADKRAM, encoded by the coding sequence ATGAGCGAATCTCATCGCGCTGTCATCGCCCGGATGTCGTATGACCTCGCCGCGATTTCGGCGTATCTGAACCGGGTTTCGGCGGACCTGGGGGAGTTGAACCGAACGCTCGGGCAAACTCCTGCGGCCGCACCACCCCCGGCGCCCGCTGCGGCACCTGCCGCCTGGCCCACTACACCCGCCACCCCGGCCGCTCCCGTCGATTCTCCTGTGGTGCCGGCGCGACCTGTGCCCGCGTACGGCTCGGAACGCTCGGAACACTCGGAAGGCTGGGTCGGCAGGGCGCTGGCGGTGGCCGGGGTGGCAGTGACGCTCACCGGCGTCGTACTGCTGCTGGTGCTGGCCGCCCAGGCCGGCATCCTGCGACCGGAATTCCGGGTCGCGGCGGGCGCGGTGCTGGCGGCGGGGTTGGTCGGTGCCGGATGGTGGCTGTCGCGCCGGCCCGCCGGCCGGGTGGGGGCGATCGCGTTGGCTGCCACCGGCGTTGCCGCGGCATACATCGACGTGATCGCCGTGACCGCGATCTATGACTGGGTGTCTGCTCCGCTCGGTCTGATCTTGGCTGCCGCGATCGGAGGCGGCGGCCTGACATTGGCCCGACGGTGGAAATCCGAACAACTGGGTCTCTTGGTCCTGGTGCCGTTGATGGCCTTGGCGCCCGTCGTCACCGACGGGGTGACGTTGCTGCTGATCGGATTCATGTTGGCCCTGTCAGCCGCTGCACTTCCGGTCCAGTTCGGGCGGGACTGGACCGGATTGTTCGGCGCACGTATCGCAGCGCCCACGTTGCCGTTGTTGGTGGCGCTGGCGTCGGCCTCGATCGACGGCCGAGATGATCGTGTGCTCGCCCTGGCGTGCGCGGTCGCCGCCACACTGGCAGTGGCCGGCGGCCTGCTGGTGCTGCGCTGGAGCACAAGGCCTGCCGCCACGGCGGTCCTCACCGCGGCCGGTGTTCTCCCGCTGCTGTGTGTGGCCGCCGGAGTCGATCGACTGGTTGCCGCACTGATGGTCGCGGCGCTGTCGGCGGCACTCGTGGCCGTCGTCGCACTCGGCGACCGAATTCCCGGTGTCACCGTCATGGTTCGCCAGGTGTGGTCGGTACTGGCCGCTACCGCCGCGCTCATCGCGGTGCTGGTGGCCTTCGACGGTCCGGTCGCGGGACCGGTGTTGTCGGCCATGGCCGCAGTCGTCGCTGTCGCGGGTCGCCGCCAGGCCGTGACGAGGTGGATCGCGATCGGTCTGGTCATGATCGGCGGCGGCATACTTCTCGATATCGCCGGACCCGAAGTCTTGATCAGCGCCACGAAAATGCCTGCCGGGCTGACAGTTTCATCCTTGATCGGCAGCGTGCTGGTGATCGCGGCGGCCGGCGCCATCTCGTGGGCATGGGCGGTCGACCGGACAGCCGATCAGGAGGTGGTCCGGTTGGTCTGGGTGGCGGCCGCCATGGCGGCGGGCTATGCGGTCACCGTGTTCGCCGTCACCGCAGGCGTCGCCATAGGTGGTACCGGCGCTGGTTTCTTCGGCGGTCACATGGTGGCAACCATCTGCTGGATTGCGGTGGCGGCCGGACTGCTCGGTTATGCGGCGCGCCGGCCGAGGGCACAGCGGTCGCTGCCGATCGGCGGTGGCATGGCACTTGTCGCGGCCGCCATGGCCAAACTGTTCCTCTTCGACCTGGGCACTCTCGACGGGATGTTCCGGGTCGCGGTGTTCATCGTCGTCGGTCTGGCGCTGCTGGGCATGGGTGCGGGATACGCCCGGTTGCTCAATCAGCAGGACGAGGCGGCCGACAAGCGGGCGATGTGA
- a CDS encoding Dps family protein, whose product MSTRRIESDIHGYQAAAALSVPLQQVLVDLIELGLQGKQAHWNVVGTNFRDLHLQLDEVVDFAREAGDTIAERMRALDAVPDGRSDTVVATTTLPEFPAYERSSAEVVDLITARIYATVGTLRGVHDAVDEQDPTTADILHQLIDGLEKLAWLIKSENRKV is encoded by the coding sequence ATGAGTACACGTCGAATCGAATCCGATATTCACGGTTACCAGGCTGCAGCGGCGCTCAGTGTCCCGCTTCAACAGGTCCTCGTCGACCTGATCGAACTCGGCCTGCAGGGCAAGCAGGCGCACTGGAACGTCGTCGGCACCAACTTCAGAGATCTGCACCTGCAACTCGACGAGGTTGTCGATTTCGCCAGGGAGGCCGGTGACACGATCGCGGAACGGATGCGAGCGTTGGACGCCGTTCCCGACGGACGGTCGGACACCGTCGTCGCGACCACGACGCTTCCGGAGTTCCCCGCCTACGAGCGCAGCTCAGCCGAGGTGGTCGACCTGATCACCGCGCGGATCTATGCGACGGTGGGCACCCTGCGCGGAGTTCATGACGCGGTCGATGAGCAGGACCCGACCACCGCAGACATCCTCCACCAGTTGATCGACGGCCTGGAGAAACTCGCCTGGCTGATCAAGTCGGAGAACCGCAAGGTCTAA
- a CDS encoding adenylate/guanylate cyclase domain-containing protein has translation MVVSEFRRSVCIPEMALNNRVPARTRHYAESVSSRLRVLTIATCIAAAVSGGFGVFQLVLGGPMWRFGFVNLGSAALFLLVPLLYRFGELIAPLAFFLFAYVSVSTMCFAVGTGSGLQFYFVVAASLAVLVLGIERIVLAGTLTALAVAAAIALEILVPNDRGLGPPWALTAGFILSAVSAGVMVFATVWMSLREIARAEQAMEAEYQRSEQLLSNILPTTIAARLKDPSRTIIADKYDDASILFADIAGYTERASDVTPTDLVRFLDRLYTDLDALVDRHGLEKVKTSGDSYMVVAGVPKPRPDHIEALACLALDLADAVADLKDPRGRAVPLRIGLAAGPVVAGVVGSRKFFYDVWGDAVNVASRMETTDVAGRIQVPQDVYDRISHAFVLEERGDVEIKGKGLMHTWYLVGRRDDETARARLENADPARTASGVPPAGV, from the coding sequence GTGGTGGTCAGCGAGTTCCGCCGGTCGGTGTGCATTCCCGAGATGGCGTTGAACAATCGCGTTCCGGCCCGCACCCGGCATTACGCCGAGAGCGTGTCGAGCCGGCTGCGGGTGTTGACCATTGCGACGTGCATCGCGGCCGCGGTGTCCGGAGGCTTCGGGGTCTTCCAACTGGTCCTCGGCGGGCCGATGTGGCGGTTCGGATTCGTCAACCTCGGTTCCGCCGCGTTGTTCCTGCTAGTGCCGCTGTTGTATCGGTTCGGCGAACTGATCGCACCGCTGGCGTTCTTCCTGTTCGCCTACGTGTCGGTATCGACGATGTGCTTCGCGGTAGGGACTGGCTCGGGACTGCAGTTCTACTTCGTGGTGGCCGCGTCGCTGGCTGTGCTGGTGCTGGGAATCGAGCGGATCGTGCTGGCCGGGACATTGACGGCACTGGCGGTAGCCGCCGCGATCGCGTTGGAAATCCTGGTTCCCAATGATCGGGGCCTCGGGCCACCGTGGGCACTGACTGCCGGGTTCATCCTTTCGGCGGTCTCGGCCGGGGTAATGGTATTTGCCACAGTCTGGATGTCGCTGCGTGAGATCGCCCGCGCAGAGCAAGCCATGGAAGCCGAATATCAGCGGTCCGAGCAACTGCTGAGCAACATCCTGCCCACCACCATCGCTGCGCGGCTCAAGGATCCCTCGCGCACCATCATCGCCGACAAGTACGACGACGCCTCGATATTGTTCGCCGACATCGCCGGCTACACGGAACGAGCCAGCGATGTCACCCCGACAGACCTCGTGCGCTTTCTGGACCGGCTCTACACCGATCTCGATGCGCTGGTGGACCGCCACGGCCTGGAGAAGGTCAAGACCAGCGGTGATTCCTACATGGTGGTGGCCGGAGTTCCCAAGCCACGCCCCGATCACATCGAGGCACTCGCCTGTCTGGCGCTGGACCTGGCCGACGCCGTGGCCGACCTCAAGGATCCGCGCGGCCGCGCGGTACCGTTGCGAATCGGCCTGGCCGCCGGCCCCGTGGTGGCCGGCGTGGTCGGGTCCCGCAAATTCTTCTACGACGTCTGGGGCGATGCGGTCAACGTCGCTTCCCGGATGGAGACGACCGATGTGGCCGGCCGGATTCAGGTACCGCAGGACGTCTATGACCGCATCAGCCATGCATTCGTGCTCGAGGAACGCGGCGATGTCGAGATCAAGGGCAAGGGTCTGATGCACACCTGGTATCTGGTCGGGCGCCGCGACGACGAGACGGCACGCGCCCGGCTGGAAAATGCCGATCCGGCGCGCACCGCCTCGGGTGTTCCGCCCGCCGGTGTTTAG
- a CDS encoding MmpS family transport accessory protein — MWIPLVLVVVGVAGGFTVSRLHGAFGSQTRPAYTSAEREEKRPHDPKHLVYEVFGPPGTVATISYFDADAEPQLIKDAPLPWSVEFPISDATAMGNVSAQGNADSIGCRILVGDEVKDEKVRSGVSAFTFCQLKAA; from the coding sequence CTGTGGATTCCGCTGGTGCTCGTCGTGGTGGGTGTCGCAGGCGGATTTACCGTGTCGCGGCTGCACGGTGCCTTCGGTAGCCAGACCCGCCCCGCCTACACCAGCGCCGAGCGTGAGGAGAAGCGGCCCCACGATCCCAAGCACCTGGTTTACGAGGTGTTCGGCCCCCCTGGAACCGTTGCGACCATCAGCTATTTCGATGCTGACGCAGAGCCGCAACTCATCAAGGACGCACCGCTGCCGTGGTCCGTGGAGTTCCCGATCTCCGATGCGACGGCGATGGGAAACGTCAGCGCGCAGGGCAACGCCGATTCGATCGGATGCCGCATCCTCGTCGGCGATGAGGTGAAGGACGAGAAGGTCCGGTCCGGAGTCAGCGCGTTCACCTTCTGCCAACTGAAGGCCGCATGA
- a CDS encoding RND family transporter: protein MSTDSEPVTEPLPIAKRPPFIARMVRRLSVPIILGWLAITVVLSVAVPSLEQVEKEHSVAMDPTAAPSFEAMQRMGQLFGEAGSGAVAMIVLEGEQPLGDDAHGYYDEMVRQLKADTTYVEHVQDFWGDPMTQGAAQSVDGKATYVQVTLTSNKEISAVKSVEAVRTIVDRIPAPAGVKAYVTGPAAFAADLGPAGNRTVALVTSLSLTVIFVMLLLVYRSIISVILMLVVVGIELTVARGVVALLGSLGVIGITTFVVNLLVALAIAAGTDYGIFFTGRYQEARQAGEDKEAAFYTTFRSVAKVVVGSGLTIAGAILCLHFTRLPVYQTLGIPTAVGMVAAVLVAVTLVPAVIAVGSRFGLFEPKRKITVRRWRKVGTAVVRWPGPILVATCAVSLIGLLALPAYKPSYNDQQYIPQDIPANVGYAAATRHFPQSLMMAPDILLIEADHDMRNPVDFLVLNKLAKGVLSVPGVSTVQAPTRPGGEPLKHSTIPFMLSMSNASQTHLMPFQKNRMEDLLVQAEDMQKTIAIVKRMQALTQEMVDTTHKMVADTHELQETTNQLRDHVANFDDFFRPIRNYFYWEPHCYTIPLCSSIRGVFDTLDGIDQITVKMVDLVANLDRLDEILPQLAAQFPVMISTMESTRTMMLTMHSTMSGIMDQMDATSNNATAMGKAFDAAQNDDSFYLPPEVFENKDFKRVMDIFLSPDGKAARMLISQRGDPATTEGMSLVDPIETAAEEALKGTPLQNATIYLTGTAASVKDLVEASTYDLLIAAVAALCLIFGIMLIVTRSFIAALVIVGTVALSLGAAFGLSVLIWQHILGMPLNWVVLAMSVIVLLAVGSDYNLLLVSRMKEEIGAGINTGIIRAMGGSGKVVTAAGLVFAFTMLAMVVSDLVTIGQLGATIGVGLLFDTLVVRAFMTPAIAALLGRWFWWPQTVHPRPLSATGRPRGQLVRSILQREER from the coding sequence ATGAGCACCGACAGTGAACCGGTGACCGAGCCGTTGCCGATTGCCAAGCGGCCACCGTTCATCGCCCGCATGGTCCGCCGCCTGTCAGTTCCGATCATCCTCGGATGGTTGGCGATCACAGTCGTGCTGAGTGTTGCCGTTCCCTCCCTCGAGCAGGTGGAGAAAGAGCACTCGGTAGCGATGGATCCCACCGCTGCACCGTCGTTCGAGGCGATGCAGCGCATGGGCCAACTGTTCGGCGAGGCGGGTTCGGGCGCCGTCGCGATGATCGTTCTGGAGGGCGAGCAGCCCCTCGGCGACGATGCCCATGGCTACTACGACGAGATGGTTCGTCAGCTCAAGGCCGACACCACGTATGTGGAGCACGTCCAGGACTTCTGGGGCGACCCGATGACCCAGGGTGCCGCTCAGAGTGTCGACGGCAAGGCCACATATGTGCAGGTGACTCTCACCAGCAACAAAGAGATCTCGGCAGTCAAGTCGGTCGAGGCCGTCCGGACGATCGTGGATCGGATTCCGGCCCCGGCCGGGGTCAAGGCCTACGTCACCGGACCGGCAGCGTTCGCCGCGGACCTCGGCCCTGCCGGTAACCGGACCGTGGCTTTGGTGACCTCGTTGAGCCTCACGGTGATCTTCGTGATGTTGCTGCTCGTCTACCGATCGATCATCTCCGTCATTCTGATGCTGGTGGTGGTGGGCATCGAGCTGACGGTGGCGCGCGGTGTGGTTGCACTGTTGGGCAGTCTCGGAGTCATCGGAATCACGACGTTCGTGGTCAATCTGCTGGTGGCCCTGGCCATCGCGGCGGGAACCGACTACGGCATCTTCTTCACGGGGCGCTATCAGGAAGCGCGTCAGGCCGGCGAGGACAAGGAAGCGGCCTTCTACACAACTTTCCGCAGCGTCGCGAAAGTGGTTGTGGGCTCCGGTCTGACGATCGCCGGTGCGATCCTGTGTCTGCATTTCACCCGCCTGCCCGTCTACCAAACACTCGGGATCCCCACCGCGGTCGGCATGGTCGCCGCAGTACTGGTGGCCGTCACGCTGGTGCCTGCAGTCATCGCGGTCGGTAGCCGCTTCGGGTTGTTCGAGCCCAAGCGCAAGATCACGGTCCGTCGATGGCGGAAGGTCGGAACGGCGGTCGTTCGATGGCCCGGCCCCATTCTGGTTGCCACGTGCGCTGTCTCGCTCATCGGTCTGCTGGCCCTACCGGCCTACAAACCCAGCTACAACGATCAGCAGTACATCCCGCAGGACATCCCGGCGAACGTGGGTTACGCAGCAGCCACGCGACATTTCCCGCAGTCGCTGATGATGGCTCCCGACATCCTGCTCATCGAGGCCGACCACGACATGCGGAATCCGGTCGACTTCCTGGTGCTGAACAAGCTGGCCAAGGGCGTGCTGTCAGTGCCGGGGGTCTCGACCGTTCAGGCGCCGACGCGTCCCGGCGGTGAGCCGCTCAAGCACTCGACGATTCCGTTCATGCTCAGCATGAGCAATGCGTCGCAGACACATCTGATGCCGTTCCAGAAGAACCGCATGGAAGACCTGCTCGTGCAGGCCGAGGACATGCAGAAGACGATCGCCATCGTGAAGCGCATGCAGGCGCTGACCCAAGAGATGGTCGACACGACTCACAAGATGGTTGCCGATACCCACGAGCTGCAAGAGACAACCAATCAATTGCGCGATCACGTGGCGAATTTCGACGACTTCTTCAGGCCGATCCGCAACTACTTCTACTGGGAACCGCACTGCTACACGATCCCGCTCTGCTCGTCGATCAGAGGCGTCTTCGACACGCTGGACGGCATTGACCAGATCACCGTGAAGATGGTCGACCTGGTGGCCAATCTCGATCGTCTCGACGAGATCCTGCCGCAATTGGCCGCACAGTTCCCGGTGATGATCTCGACCATGGAATCCACCCGAACCATGATGCTGACGATGCACAGCACCATGTCCGGGATCATGGACCAGATGGACGCCACGTCCAACAACGCCACCGCGATGGGCAAGGCTTTCGACGCCGCTCAAAACGACGACTCCTTCTACCTGCCGCCAGAAGTCTTCGAGAACAAGGACTTCAAGCGCGTCATGGACATCTTCCTGTCCCCGGACGGGAAAGCAGCCCGAATGCTGATCTCCCAGCGCGGTGATCCGGCCACTACAGAGGGCATGTCGCTCGTCGACCCGATCGAGACCGCGGCCGAGGAAGCGCTGAAGGGCACTCCGCTGCAGAACGCCACGATCTATCTGACCGGCACTGCGGCATCGGTGAAGGATCTGGTGGAGGCGTCCACCTACGATCTGCTGATCGCTGCCGTCGCGGCGTTGTGTCTGATCTTCGGCATCATGCTGATCGTGACGCGCAGCTTCATCGCCGCACTGGTCATCGTGGGCACCGTGGCGCTGTCGCTGGGGGCGGCCTTCGGGCTTTCTGTGCTCATCTGGCAGCACATCCTCGGAATGCCTTTGAACTGGGTCGTATTGGCGATGTCGGTTATCGTCCTGTTGGCGGTCGGTTCGGATTACAACCTGCTGCTGGTGTCCCGGATGAAAGAGGAGATCGGCGCGGGGATCAACACCGGCATCATCCGGGCGATGGGTGGTAGCGGCAAGGTGGTGACGGCCGCGGGTCTGGTGTTCGCGTTCACCATGCTGGCGATGGTCGTGAGCGACCTGGTCACCATCGGGCAACTGGGTGCGACCATCGGTGTCGGTCTGCTGTTCGACACGTTGGTGGTGCGCGCATTCATGACACCGGCGATCGCCGCGCTGCTGGGGCGGTGGTTCTGGTGGCCGCAGACCGTACATCCGCGCCCTCTCAGTGCAACTGGGCGTCCGCGCGGACAGCTCGTGCGCTCCATTCTGCAAAGGGAAGAGCGCTGA